In Arthrobacter sp. B3I9, the following are encoded in one genomic region:
- a CDS encoding metal ABC transporter permease codes for MDLGNLLNSIFNFENYGELLVLVQNSIWAGAVLGLLGGLVGTFVMKRDLAFAVHGISELSFAGAAFALLIGADVVLGSLAGSVVAALLLGLMGVRARDKNSTIGVLMPFGLGLGILFLSLYEGRTANKFGLLTGQIVSVGTVQLQVLAGAAVVVMLALVAIWRPLTFASVDPDVAAARGVPVRSLALGFMLLLGVSVALSIQIVGALLVLALLITPAAAALRVTSSPRLVVALSVVFAVTATVGGILLALGGRLPISPYVTTLSFLIYVVCRLVGGLRARRGINGRVLRSEPVPAS; via the coding sequence ATGGACCTCGGCAACCTGCTCAATTCGATTTTCAACTTCGAGAACTACGGCGAACTGCTCGTACTCGTGCAGAACTCCATCTGGGCCGGGGCGGTCCTCGGGCTGCTGGGCGGCCTGGTCGGCACTTTCGTCATGAAGCGGGACCTGGCGTTCGCCGTGCATGGCATCTCCGAGCTCTCGTTCGCCGGCGCGGCCTTTGCTCTCCTGATTGGCGCGGACGTGGTCCTTGGTTCCCTGGCGGGGTCGGTGGTGGCAGCGCTGCTGCTGGGCCTGATGGGTGTCCGTGCCAGGGACAAAAACTCGACCATCGGCGTGCTCATGCCCTTCGGCCTCGGCTTGGGCATCCTGTTCCTGTCGCTTTACGAAGGCCGCACCGCAAACAAATTCGGTCTGCTCACCGGGCAGATCGTCTCCGTCGGAACAGTCCAGCTGCAGGTCCTGGCGGGTGCCGCCGTCGTCGTAATGCTCGCATTGGTGGCCATCTGGCGGCCGCTGACCTTCGCCAGCGTTGACCCCGACGTCGCCGCCGCACGCGGCGTGCCGGTCCGGAGTCTCGCCCTCGGATTCATGCTGCTGCTGGGCGTGAGTGTGGCGCTCTCCATCCAGATCGTGGGAGCCCTGCTGGTGCTGGCGCTGTTGATCACGCCCGCCGCTGCGGCCTTGCGGGTGACGTCCTCGCCCCGGTTGGTGGTGGCCCTCAGCGTCGTGTTTGCCGTGACCGCGACAGTCGGCGGCATTTTGCTGGCCCTCGGCGGCCGGCTCCCGATCAGCCCGTACGTGACCACGCTGTCGTTCCTGATCTACGTGGTGTGCCGGCTGGTCGGCGGGCTCCGGGCCCGGCGCGGCATCAACGGCCGGGTGCTGCGCAGCGAGCCGGTTCCCGCGTCCTGA
- a CDS encoding Fur family transcriptional regulator, producing MSQGAPADGSRPPAPVPAAGKEQRVTKQRLAVSAALDELADFVSTQELHRILHERGSSVSLATSYRILQSLADDGLVDVLRNADGEAVYRRCAVTGHHHHLLCRNCGKAVEVEAPAVEAWAARIAQEHGFTAVEHTVEIFGLCPECTARQAAQ from the coding sequence ATGTCCCAGGGCGCCCCCGCCGACGGCAGCAGGCCGCCTGCCCCGGTCCCCGCGGCAGGCAAGGAGCAGCGGGTTACCAAGCAGCGCCTGGCGGTCTCCGCCGCCCTCGACGAGCTGGCAGACTTCGTCAGCACGCAGGAGCTTCACCGCATCCTGCACGAGCGGGGCAGCTCCGTTTCGCTGGCCACCTCCTACCGGATTCTGCAGTCACTTGCCGACGACGGACTCGTTGACGTCCTGCGCAACGCCGACGGCGAGGCGGTCTACCGGCGCTGCGCCGTCACCGGGCACCACCATCACCTCCTGTGCCGCAACTGCGGCAAGGCGGTTGAAGTTGAAGCGCCCGCCGTTGAGGCCTGGGCCGCACGGATCGCACAGGAGCACGGGTTCACCGCCGTGGAGCACACAGTGGAGATTTTTGGTCTGTGCCCCGAATGCACGGCACGGCAAGCCGCCCAATAG
- a CDS encoding MBL fold metallo-hydrolase: MKLTKFAHACVRLEKDGKVLVFDPGTLSETEEALAGADAVLITHEHPDHIDVGAVVDALAGSDTLQLFAPAGVADQLREKAADAGSRIHSVAPGEDFEAAGFAVRSFGGQHAVIHPQIPVVANVGYVVDSNVYHPGDSFVVPDGVEVQTLLVPIHAPWNKVGEVVDFVIGVRASQAFPIHDGLLNETGQGFVEGHVTRIGAKYGTQYRHLSSGDSVEV, from the coding sequence ATGAAGCTTACGAAATTCGCCCACGCATGTGTCCGCCTCGAAAAGGACGGCAAGGTCCTGGTGTTCGACCCGGGGACCTTGTCGGAGACGGAGGAGGCACTTGCAGGCGCGGATGCCGTGCTGATCACCCACGAGCATCCGGACCACATCGACGTCGGCGCCGTCGTCGACGCTTTGGCGGGCAGTGATACCTTGCAGCTCTTCGCGCCGGCGGGAGTGGCGGACCAATTGCGTGAAAAGGCGGCCGACGCCGGGTCCCGGATCCATTCCGTGGCGCCGGGGGAGGACTTTGAAGCCGCCGGCTTCGCTGTCCGGAGCTTCGGTGGCCAGCACGCCGTGATCCATCCCCAGATTCCGGTGGTGGCCAACGTGGGCTACGTGGTGGACTCGAACGTCTACCACCCCGGGGACTCCTTCGTGGTGCCGGACGGCGTCGAGGTGCAGACCCTTCTGGTGCCGATCCACGCGCCCTGGAACAAGGTGGGGGAAGTAGTGGACTTCGTGATCGGTGTGCGGGCGTCCCAGGCGTTTCCGATTCACGACGGACTGCTCAACGAGACCGGACAGGGGTTCGTGGAAGGGCATGTCACCCGGATCGGCGCAAAATACGGCACGCAATACCGGCACCTCTCCAGCGGGGACTCCGTGGAGGTCTAG
- a CDS encoding PLP-dependent cysteine synthase family protein: MTSESTQNRAWADEAILRINAENNRSADTHLYLIPLPERWGVQLYLKDESAHRTGSLKHRLARSLFLFGLVNGWIREGTTIVEASSGSTAVSEAYFAQLLGLPFIAVLPRTTSREKVALIERFGGTCRLVDHPSEIYSAAAELARSCRGHYMDQFTYAERATDWRGNNNIAESIFGQLALEEHPIPRWIVVGAGTGGTSATIGRYLRYHRHDTKLAVVDPENSAFYPAWLDCRESGTLASDATGLPSRIEGIGRPRMEPSFVPGVIDHMIQVPDAASVAAMRHLQRHAGLHAGPSTGTNLWGVWQLIAGMVAEGQRGSVVSLLCDGGDRYAGNYYNPEWLTSQELDPAPHEDTLAGFFATGTWPA, encoded by the coding sequence GTGACCAGTGAGAGTACGCAGAACCGCGCCTGGGCCGACGAGGCAATCCTCAGGATCAACGCGGAGAACAACCGCTCCGCGGACACCCACCTATACCTCATCCCGCTGCCGGAGCGCTGGGGCGTCCAGCTATACCTCAAGGACGAGTCCGCGCACCGCACCGGAAGCCTGAAGCACCGGCTGGCCCGCTCGCTGTTTCTTTTCGGCCTGGTGAACGGCTGGATCAGGGAAGGCACCACGATTGTGGAAGCATCCAGCGGGAGCACGGCCGTTTCCGAGGCCTACTTCGCACAACTGCTGGGCCTGCCTTTCATCGCCGTTCTGCCGCGCACCACGAGCCGTGAGAAGGTGGCGCTGATCGAACGCTTCGGGGGCACTTGCCGCCTCGTGGACCACCCGTCCGAAATCTACTCGGCCGCCGCGGAACTCGCCAGGAGCTGCCGCGGCCACTACATGGACCAGTTCACCTATGCGGAGCGGGCCACCGACTGGCGCGGCAACAACAACATCGCCGAGTCCATCTTCGGTCAACTAGCGCTCGAAGAGCACCCAATTCCCCGCTGGATCGTGGTGGGCGCCGGAACCGGCGGCACCAGCGCCACGATCGGCAGGTACCTCCGCTATCACCGCCACGATACGAAACTTGCCGTCGTCGACCCCGAGAATTCGGCGTTCTATCCGGCGTGGCTGGACTGCCGCGAAAGCGGCACGCTTGCCTCGGACGCCACAGGTCTACCCTCAAGGATTGAGGGTATCGGCCGGCCCCGGATGGAGCCGAGCTTTGTCCCGGGCGTGATCGACCACATGATCCAGGTCCCGGACGCCGCCTCGGTGGCGGCAATGCGCCACCTTCAGCGCCATGCCGGGCTGCACGCCGGTCCGTCCACGGGCACCAACCTCTGGGGCGTCTGGCAGCTCATTGCCGGGATGGTCGCGGAGGGCCAGCGCGGCAGCGTCGTATCCTTGCTGTGCGACGGCGGCGACCGCTATGCGGGCAACTATTACAACCCGGAGTGGCTGACGTCCCAGGAGCTGGACCCCGCCCCGCACGAAGACACCCTCGCCGGCTTCTTCGCAACCGGGACGTGGCCGGCCTAA
- a CDS encoding sulfurtransferase produces the protein MQTLMDVASLKERLDSGRRTVLLDVRWALGDPHGREHYMREHLPGAVFVDLPSELAGPADPARGRHPLPPLQHFQASVRAWGVRTGDTVVAYDDSGNMAAARLWWMLRNAGLADVYLLDGGLAAWRAAGYGTESGERQAEPGDIVLSDGALPVIDAGRAATWAEQGVLLDARAGERFRGEIEPVDPRAGHIPGAVSAPTGGNLDDDGRFLPPEQLAARFARLGVRPGVPTAVYCGSGVTAAHEIAALAIAGFPAALYPGSFSEWSNNPSNEVVTGPAPYGDGAAD, from the coding sequence ATGCAAACACTCATGGATGTGGCTTCCCTGAAGGAACGGCTGGATTCCGGCCGGCGCACCGTCCTGCTGGACGTACGCTGGGCGCTCGGTGATCCACACGGGCGCGAGCACTATATGCGGGAGCACCTTCCCGGGGCAGTCTTCGTGGACCTCCCCTCCGAGCTTGCCGGCCCCGCAGACCCTGCCCGCGGGCGCCACCCGCTCCCGCCGCTGCAGCATTTCCAGGCATCGGTCCGGGCGTGGGGCGTTCGGACGGGCGACACGGTTGTTGCGTACGACGACAGCGGCAACATGGCGGCCGCGCGGCTCTGGTGGATGCTCCGGAACGCCGGCCTTGCTGACGTCTATCTCCTCGACGGCGGACTGGCCGCCTGGCGTGCCGCCGGATACGGGACGGAAAGCGGTGAGCGGCAAGCGGAGCCTGGGGACATCGTTCTTTCGGACGGCGCGTTGCCCGTGATCGACGCCGGCCGGGCCGCCACGTGGGCTGAGCAGGGCGTGCTGCTCGATGCCCGCGCCGGGGAGCGTTTCCGCGGCGAGATCGAGCCCGTGGACCCGCGCGCCGGCCACATCCCGGGTGCGGTCAGCGCTCCCACCGGCGGCAACCTCGACGACGACGGCCGGTTCCTTCCGCCCGAACAGCTGGCGGCCCGCTTCGCCCGCCTTGGCGTGCGGCCGGGCGTCCCCACCGCGGTCTATTGCGGTTCGGGTGTCACGGCAGCCCACGAAATAGCAGCGCTCGCCATCGCCGGATTCCCGGCCGCGCTGTACCCGGGATCCTTTTCGGAATGGTCGAATAACCCCTCGAACGAAGTAGTGACCGGGCCGGCACCCTACGGCGACGGCGCCGCGGACTAG
- a CDS encoding HNH endonuclease signature motif containing protein, whose translation MDGNLEPEVVRAANGGRLERRGAGGGAAAADAARLLGPGRHVRSSVPDSLPGSLPHDDGPAGFEGGPGDRGVDDTAALDADAPLGDDGAALIDELRELEDQKSALSARQARITVAFDLVQRRAQRAAGVPEAELGAGVGAQIALARRESPARGSRHLGLAKALVTEMPHTLAALENGQLNEWGATLIVRETACLPAADRAAVDEELAADTGTFTGAGDRAIVAAARAAAYHRDPRSVTQRASHAAAERYVSLRPAPDTMCYLTALLPVDEGVAVYAALTRHADTARAAGDPRTRGQLMSDALVEWTTGTPGGISSIEIQLVMTDRTLLQGDSEPARLPGYGTVPAGWARQLIKGGGSALGNGSPDTAQGHQDPGAGAPVGVGQGSGGSRAGSPGTGPVPADTGGPEPASADNTALQIWLRRLYTAPGTGDLVAMDSKARLFPAGLRRFLQARDDTCRTPYCDAPIRHMDHILPWAEGGPTTAANGAGLCEACNHTKELPGWTSRPRPGPASDNGPGNRHTLEVTTPTGHKYDSTAPPLPGAPLRSAKAGSPLGGARDPLADPLADTPRDISRELRHRAKARKRPRLPAQPAA comes from the coding sequence ATGGACGGCAATCTGGAGCCCGAAGTGGTTCGGGCAGCCAACGGCGGCAGGCTTGAACGCCGCGGCGCAGGAGGCGGCGCGGCTGCTGCTGATGCCGCCCGCCTTCTCGGCCCTGGCCGCCATGTTCGCTCTTCCGTTCCTGATTCCCTTCCCGGTTCCCTTCCCCACGACGACGGGCCCGCCGGTTTTGAGGGCGGACCGGGCGACCGCGGCGTTGATGACACGGCTGCCTTGGACGCCGATGCGCCGTTGGGCGATGACGGGGCGGCGTTGATCGACGAGCTCCGCGAACTCGAGGACCAGAAATCCGCCCTGTCCGCCCGTCAGGCCCGCATCACCGTCGCCTTCGACCTCGTCCAGCGGCGCGCCCAACGCGCGGCAGGCGTCCCCGAGGCCGAGCTCGGGGCCGGGGTCGGGGCGCAGATCGCGCTCGCCCGGCGGGAATCCCCAGCCCGCGGCTCCCGGCACCTGGGACTCGCGAAGGCTCTCGTGACCGAAATGCCGCACACCCTCGCCGCGCTCGAGAACGGGCAGCTCAACGAATGGGGCGCCACGCTGATCGTGCGCGAAACAGCCTGCCTGCCCGCCGCGGACCGGGCTGCTGTGGACGAGGAACTCGCCGCCGACACCGGCACCTTCACCGGCGCCGGGGACCGCGCCATTGTGGCCGCGGCCCGGGCCGCGGCGTACCACCGCGACCCCCGCTCGGTTACTCAGCGGGCGAGCCACGCTGCTGCCGAACGTTACGTCAGCCTGCGCCCGGCGCCGGATACCATGTGCTACCTGACGGCCCTGCTGCCGGTGGACGAGGGCGTCGCCGTCTACGCGGCGCTCACCCGGCACGCCGACACCGCCCGCGCCGCTGGGGACCCCCGCACCCGGGGACAGCTGATGTCCGACGCCCTCGTCGAATGGACCACCGGCACCCCCGGCGGGATTAGCAGCATCGAGATCCAGCTCGTGATGACCGACCGCACCCTCCTCCAGGGCGACAGCGAACCCGCAAGGCTCCCCGGCTACGGCACCGTCCCCGCCGGCTGGGCCCGCCAACTCATCAAAGGCGGCGGCTCCGCACTCGGCAACGGAAGTCCGGACACCGCCCAAGGCCACCAAGATCCGGGCGCAGGAGCTCCTGTGGGCGTAGGTCAGGGCAGCGGAGGTTCACGGGCCGGAAGTCCGGGAACAGGCCCGGTTCCGGCGGACACAGGCGGCCCGGAACCCGCTTCTGCGGATAACACCGCCCTGCAGATCTGGTTGCGGCGGCTCTACACCGCGCCCGGCACCGGGGACCTCGTCGCAATGGACTCCAAGGCCCGGCTTTTCCCCGCCGGGCTCCGCCGCTTCCTCCAAGCCCGCGACGATACCTGCCGCACCCCCTACTGCGACGCCCCGATCCGGCACATGGACCACATCCTCCCCTGGGCCGAAGGCGGACCAACCACCGCGGCCAACGGCGCAGGGCTTTGCGAAGCCTGCAACCACACCAAGGAACTCCCCGGCTGGACCAGCCGCCCCCGCCCCGGCCCCGCCAGCGACAACGGACCCGGCAACCGGCACACCCTCGAAGTCACCACCCCCACCGGCCACAAATACGACTCCACCGCACCACCCCTGCCCGGCGCACCCCTCCGGAGCGCAAAGGCCGGGAGTCCGCTCGGCGGTGCACGCGATCCGCTCGCTGACCCGTTGGCCGACACACCACGAGACATCAGCCGCGAACTCCGGCACCGGGCTAAAGCACGGAAACGCCCACGCCTCCCAGCGCAGCCAGCTGCCTGA
- a CDS encoding NAD(P)-dependent alcohol dehydrogenase, with amino-acid sequence MTPGSPVPPPLAKPLPTVDASSEAFDAPRLAAAYGATAGDSGLVPLTVTRRAPKEDDVEIAIEFCGLCHSDVHATRGEWGTQNYPLVPGHEIVGRVTRVGSAVDDFAPGERVGVGCMVDSCRECDSCLEGLEQYCENGMVGTYGAKDRRNADAITQGGYSSSIVVDRRYVLRVPESLDPAAAAPLLCAGITTFSPLRHFEVEEGDVVGVVGLGGLGHMAVKLAKAMGAEVKVFTTSESKFAAARELGADDVILSRDAAAMEAANRTIDVIIDTVAAPHDLNPYFRTLRLDGALFQLGLPSEDMPPVNPGALIRRRIAYAGSLIGGIEETQEMLDFCAEHGVTSDVEVVRADQLNEAYDRMVAGDVKYRFVLDASTLGFPSERADV; translated from the coding sequence ATGACTCCTGGAAGCCCTGTGCCCCCGCCCCTTGCCAAGCCGCTCCCCACCGTTGACGCCTCCTCTGAAGCGTTCGACGCTCCCCGGCTCGCTGCCGCTTATGGCGCGACGGCCGGCGACAGCGGTCTCGTTCCGTTGACCGTCACCAGGCGTGCGCCGAAGGAAGACGACGTCGAGATCGCCATCGAGTTCTGTGGATTGTGCCACTCGGACGTCCACGCCACCCGTGGCGAGTGGGGTACCCAGAATTACCCGCTGGTTCCCGGCCACGAAATCGTCGGCAGGGTCACCCGGGTCGGTTCCGCCGTCGACGATTTCGCACCGGGGGAGCGCGTTGGGGTCGGCTGCATGGTCGATTCCTGCCGCGAGTGCGACAGCTGCCTGGAAGGACTGGAACAGTACTGCGAAAACGGCATGGTTGGCACGTATGGCGCCAAGGACCGCCGCAACGCGGACGCCATCACCCAGGGCGGCTACTCCAGCTCCATCGTGGTGGACCGCCGCTACGTGCTGCGCGTCCCCGAAAGCCTTGACCCGGCGGCCGCGGCACCGCTGCTCTGCGCCGGCATCACCACCTTCTCGCCGCTGCGCCACTTCGAGGTCGAGGAGGGCGACGTCGTCGGCGTCGTCGGTCTGGGCGGACTCGGACACATGGCGGTCAAGCTCGCCAAGGCCATGGGCGCCGAAGTCAAGGTCTTCACAACCTCCGAGTCCAAGTTCGCCGCTGCCCGCGAACTCGGAGCCGACGACGTGATCCTCTCCCGTGATGCGGCCGCGATGGAGGCGGCTAACCGGACCATCGACGTCATCATCGACACCGTCGCCGCCCCCCACGACCTGAACCCCTATTTCCGCACCCTGCGGCTCGACGGCGCCCTGTTCCAGCTCGGCCTGCCTTCCGAGGACATGCCGCCGGTCAACCCTGGCGCCCTGATCCGGCGCCGCATCGCCTACGCCGGTTCACTGATCGGCGGGATCGAGGAGACGCAGGAAATGCTGGACTTCTGCGCCGAACACGGCGTGACCTCCGACGTCGAGGTGGTCCGGGCCGACCAGCTCAATGAGGCGTATGACCGCATGGTTGCCGGTGACGTGAAGTACCGTTTTGTACTGGACGCCAGCACCCTGGGGTTCCCTTCGGAAAGGGCAGATGTATGA
- a CDS encoding HIT family protein, whose product MSTLFSRIINGEIPGRFVWREDDVVAFLTAGPLADGHTLVVPVEEVDRWTDARPELFTRVMEVAQKIGAVQVDIFNAARAGLIVAGYEIDHLHVHVWPSNSMADFDFGSADHHPDPAQLDANAEKLREGLRAAGHGKNVPDA is encoded by the coding sequence ATGAGCACTCTCTTCAGCAGGATCATCAACGGCGAGATCCCGGGACGTTTCGTCTGGCGCGAAGACGACGTGGTGGCGTTCCTGACGGCGGGCCCGCTGGCTGACGGACACACCCTCGTCGTGCCCGTCGAGGAAGTGGACCGCTGGACCGACGCCCGGCCCGAACTCTTCACTCGCGTCATGGAGGTGGCCCAGAAAATCGGCGCCGTCCAGGTGGATATCTTTAATGCCGCCCGCGCCGGCCTGATCGTCGCGGGCTACGAAATCGACCACCTCCACGTGCACGTCTGGCCGTCCAACTCCATGGCCGACTTCGACTTCGGCTCTGCGGACCACCACCCCGACCCGGCCCAGCTGGACGCCAACGCCGAAAAACTCCGCGAAGGCCTCCGCGCGGCCGGCCACGGGAAAAACGTCCCGGACGCCTGA